Proteins from a single region of Hordeum vulgare subsp. vulgare chromosome 6H, MorexV3_pseudomolecules_assembly, whole genome shotgun sequence:
- the LOC123402757 gene encoding MKI67 FHA domain-interacting nucleolar phosphoprotein: MGLRDKKRNQRRVLSRRSAGPKTGDGKDFLPLEGKEQRIREKKQAEEPENTATVLYIGHVPHGFYEDQMQGFFQQFGAVKRVRVARNRKTGKSKHYGFIEFENPEVAKIVADEMNNYLLFEHTLQIALVPPEKVHAKLWKGVRKGFIPVDRVAIERNRLSKDKTVEEHKKMVEGIVKRDEKRRKRIKAAGIDYECPALIGSVQPSAKKIKFDED, from the exons ATGGGGCTGAGGGACAAGAAGAGGAACCAGAGGCGCGTGCTCTCGCGCCGCTCGGCCGGCCCCAAAACCGGCGACGGCAAGGATTTCCTG CCGCTGGAGGGGAAAGAGCAGAGGATCCGGGAGAAGAAGCAAGCCGAGGAGCCGGAGAACACGGCCACCGTCCTCTACATCGGCCACGTCCCCCATGGTTTCTATGAGGACCAGATGCAAG GTTTCTTTCAGCAGTTTGGGGCTGTTAAAAGAGTCAGGGTTGCACGGAACCGCAAG ACAGGAAAGTCCAAGCATTATGGGTTCATCGAGTTTGAGAACCCTGAG GTCGCGAAGATTGTCGCTGATGAGATGAATAACTACCTGTTGTTTGAGCACACTCTGCAAATTGCGCTTGTCCCACCGGAGAAAGTTCATGCCAAATT ATGGAAGGGTGTGCGGAAGGGATTTATACCAGTTGACCGGGTAGCAATTGAACGGAATCGGCTTAGTAAG GATAAAACAGTGGAAGAGCACAAGAAGATGGTCGAAGGAATTGTAAAGCGGGatgagaagcgtcgcaaaagaatCAAGGCTGCTGGTATCGATTACGAGTGTCCGGCCCTT ATCGGAAGCGTTCAGCCTTCAGCTAAGAAGATCAAGTTTGATGAGGATTAG